The genome window GATTGCTTAGAAGTTgatccaaatgcagtctgagcTGTAACGACCCCAAATGCTGGCTGGCTTGGAGTTGCAAATGCAGACTGTGAGGTGGTGCTCTGAAATGTTGCATTTGTGGGTGTAGATCCGAAGCTGAAGGGAGCACCAGAACTGCCAAAGGCAGGGGCTTTACTTGGTGTTTGTTGAGTTGCTGTAGCATTAGCTCCAAACAATGACTGACCGCTTGTGCCTCCGAAGTTAAGCTGAGTCGTCAGGGCCCCAAAAGGTGGCGCACTTGTGGTATTACCAAATAGGGATGTCTTTCCTGAGTTTCCAAACGCAAGTGTGAGTGGAGCACTTGAAGTGGTTGAAGGTGCTGACACCGAAGGAGTAAAATTCCCAAATATATTCGAAGTAGCTGCAGTGTTTGTTGATGCCTGGCTTGTAACTGCATTTGGCTGACCAAAGGCAGGAATGGGCAAGCTGGCTGATGTTGCAGTGGCATCTGCAGAGGTCTTTCCAAACTGGAACACAGTGCTTGGTGCagcagtagtagtagtagttgTCGGGTTTGAACCAAACTGAAATTGTTGCTGGCTTGATAGGTTGTTGCTTAAAGTAGAAGCTACATTCGGATTTGAAGAAACAGTTTCATTTAATCCAAAACTAACAGTAGCTTTTGAGCATTTCACTTCTGAATCAATGCTTGAACTTGTTAATGCAGTGGTGGCTCCAAATTGGAACAGAGTCGAATTTGATTTTGTAGAAGTTGTGGGAGGAGGAgcttctttattaaacactgcttgaACTGACTGACCGAAATTAAAAGGTGCAGCTGTAGTGGTGGCAGTAGTTGTAACTGTCATTGAGTTTCCAAACACTGGTTTGAATGGAATGATTGAGGAGGCAGAGCTCAATGGTACAGGTGCTACCAAGCTTACCGTTGTACTAAGTGGCATTCCTGAACTCAGTGTTGCTGGTGTAATGGTGCTCTGCTGTGTCACTGGCGGACCAAATACTGGCTTAAACTTGGGTATGCTGACAGATGAAGAAACCGTGGTGCTAACCTCTGTTGGGATTGCAGTCGCTGTGCTGGACAGGGTAAAACTTGTGCTTGGAGTTGAAGAATTACCAGTACATGAAGTCACATTCACTTCAGGCCCTTTGCTAAGTTTAGTTTCTTGTGCACTAACCAGAACAGAAAACTGGCATGAATTGGTGGTAGTGGTGATAGCTTTAGGAGCAGGGTTATTGACTGGTGTTAAAAGTGATGGGATAACGGAGGAACTTGAGAATTTCAAAACATCAGCTGCCTTAGATCCTGGAATATCAGCTGTCACTGTTACGGCAGAAGTTGTTGGAGCAGGGATTGTAGATGAAAGTGATAATTCACTCTTGGAAGATTTTGTGGAAGCTTCTGAAGCTTTAGCCATGTTACTCGGATTCACTCCATTAACAGAATCTGCTAAAGAAGAAAATCTGATTATTCCGTGCAAAGTCAGAGGATATCAAAACATTCAAAACTACAAACAAAAAGAAATGCTTAGCAATCTTTCATTTTCAATGTGCACTATTGCTAGATTTAAAGACCTGGTTCCATCTGAGTTACAAGTATTGATCCAATTGGTTTTCCGCCCAAGATCAGTGATATTCAAAAGGTTCCAAGTTACATCATTACCTGAATTACACTAGGTGTCAATCCAATACACATCTAGCATGAACTGAATAAAGTATCAACATAAGATTTAAATTGCAAATTTTTCTGAAATACAGTTGTTATAACAAATTTGTATCAAAGGCCAATGATCTGATGTAATAGCAAATTGATTATTTTGAGTATCCTAAAATTAATTTGAATACATGAGGTCTTTAAAACTGAACTATTAAAATTGAAGTTGAAAGCAGTAATTGTTATTTACCTCAATGATAAACTCAATATCCAGCCCTCCACCACCAATGCATCAAGTGACATTTAAAAATGCTTCCAACATTATCAAATAACAGAGGGTACTTTACAACAGTATTTCTTATCAACATCTAATTCCAACACTACTTCAAAAACTCACTTAAATTCTGCTAGTTTAATTCCATCACTGGGAACTACTTCACCCAACTGAGCCAATTAAAACCCTTCATGATGTTGAACACATTTCAAATATCATTTACCCCCTCTCTGCAATGCATGCAATTCAATTTTCTCCTATCTCCACACAATGCATATTTACCCATTACTACTAGtattcttgtaaatcttgttGGGACACTTTCCAAGGCATTGCTCTTCAGATATACTGCTGACAACATTCCAGATGAGCTCTAATTATGGTTTCACAAAAATCtggcatcctttccacattgttGTATTCTTATATGCACCTTTTTTTTGAAAAAAGAACCAAGAACTAAATATGCCTCAAGAGACTTTTCAAAGTATTAAGGGCACACATACCAAGGTCTTTGCTCTCATGCACCCATTTTAACATTGATTACTGTCTGCTAAACATCTATCCCTTCAATTCCACATTTACAATCACATTAAGTGCATTTTGCAAGATAGGAAGAGTAAATTAACTATTCTGAAGGCAATTTCTTTTAATCCCCACAAGGACCAGAAGTTGTTTCGATCAACATGGAAGAGAATCCCATTTTTGAGAGAGCAAATAAACTTGCAATGACATGTCATTAAGTCATGACTGGAACCAAGCCAGTTAGCAGAAGGAAAAACATGATTAGGAAAAATACCTCAAATAAATGAGATTCTTTAACAGAGTGAAAACAAAGATCAATAAATATAGGAGAAAGATGTTACAAAATTGCTCAGATGacggatatatatatatagtgacaATTGATTTAGATGGTGAGATTAGAATTCTTCCCATATATAACAACTTCAAGATCAACTCTGGTTTATCAGAGTCAAATGCACAAAGAGGTTGCCATATCAGCGATGCCAATTTAGAGACATTTTATGCCACATACCTATTAGGAATGTGCATGACTATACAAACTCATTCCACTTTGCAACCTAGCACACAAGAAACAAACAGAATTACCTGCACATTCATGAAGTTAGCTGAATAATTCTGAAGAGGAGATAAAAATGTATACTCAAACTGGCTCAATATATCTGATGTATCCTGGACTTCTCTGTTGGTATTTAAATTTTCTATGCTAACCCTTAACTTTGACTGAAGACGATAAAGTAGCTTTGACCAGTTAGCACATGCCTGTTATTACACACCTGAAGTGGGAGACAAGATGGTGTGGCCCTGCATCATCTTCAAACTGTCCAGCAAGGAGTTTGAGACTATGGCAGAAATAGAAGTGGAAATGGGAGTTGAGTTGGCAGAGCTTTCCACTGCTGGGGTAGTAAAAGTTGACACTGAGGGCACTGTCACCACAGGCTCCAATGACTTTGAAGGCTCTGTTAATACCAAAAAAGCAGTCTTAGTAACATGTTTAAAAGTTTATGAATTTCATTGCGTGACAAAGGAAATGCTACACAGTTAGATTTTTTCAAAGGATGGTGTTTGTACTGTTGCTGTATCAAAATAATTAGTTATATTCAATTATAGGAAATATTAACTTTAAAAGTATTTGAGCCCCGAGGCCATCTCATTATCCACAGACAGAAAGGCCTTTGTAATTCACGACCAGGCTCATCCAGAAAATGACTGGCTGAGATGCCAGCCTCCATTCAACTTTACCTCAGGATGCACAAAGTAACTTTAAAAAAGTAATTTAGACATTTGCAAGTTTTATTGTCAAGCAATCTGAAAATGTGAGTAAAGCTAAATTATAACACTTTAGATAAAAATCTAAAACTGAGGTATTTCACTTAGCAAAACAGCTGAAACCACAGAAAATTTCACAAACGACCACTGATGGTTGTTTCTTATGCAAGTAGTAACCTTGATCATAACACAAAAATAAGAACTAAATTACAAGATAATACATTTGAACAATTACTTACCTTACTAAACATATAAAGGTGCCCTTTGCCAGTAATATATTGCCTTACCTTCTTTCTCCTGCAACACCTTTTTAATCCTGTCAAGGCGTGCTTTCTTTTCAGAGTCCATGTCTTCTGCAGTAATTGTGTACCCAATTTCTATCGGTGGATGCTGAAGCAAAGAAAGTTTCAATTAGCAGGATAATCTTGCATTAATTTACTTTCTCAACAATTTGAAAGAGAACCAATTTACAGTGCTTGACATAAAAATTATGCCAAAACTGTTTAATTCAAAGCAGGCACTTGAATGCCACCTTATAACCCCAGTTGACAACATTATGATGTTAGAGAACTATGGGTTCATTGCCTAGTCCCAGACTGCAGCAAATTAATTACACTGATATTCCTGGGTTGTACAGAGGGATAGTTCTGGTATTCTATATGTTGAAGAGATACTACAACAGCAGGTAAATCCATTAAACTGAATGCAAATTATCCAACAACACAGTATAAATGGAAAAACAGAGTTCTCCCAATACTTATCCCACAACCACTAGTCATCTGCCTCATTTGTTCATTAATGGACTTGCTTTCTCAAAATTTGCTTCTACATTAATGTAAAAAACAGATTAATTCTGTGTATGGTTAAAAGTAGCAGAGTAGACTGTAACCTAGAAATCTGGGCTAAGAATCCAGACCATGAGTTCAAATCTCATGTCTTCAGAATAATTTCCATTCAAATTAAATAATCTCAAGTTTAAGAAATATAGCAGTAAATTATGTACTGTTTCTTCAGTGACATTTACACTGCATTCCTTAGTACAACATTATGCCAATTTAACAGCAAACTACATTATCTGCTTCACTAATGTTTAAGGGAATTTAATGTAGAGATTAAGTAGATATGAATTGTAATCTCAAATTTATGAGAGGTGATCATCCAGAAATGCACAAAAACTCCTATAGGACTTTACCGGCTTAATGCAGTTTTATAGGttcgagtctaggaccagggaggCAGTGTTTCAAAGTAGATGTTAATCATTCAAAAACAGTGCTAAGAAGAAATTTTCTCCATGAGAGCGAGTAAATTTTTGGAGTTCTTTTGTTATGAGGGTGGTTGATGCTCAGCTTCTAAATACATTCAAAATAATAGAATAGTTGTTTTATATAAAGGAAATCGAGGCCAGTACAAAGATAAAAGCTTTAGAACAATCTTGCTACATAGTGGAACAAGCATATAGGGGGGCAAGTGGCCTAAACCTGCATCTATCCCATCTGTCTGCTCAAAAGGTCTACCTGAATCCAAGAACACCAAATGGAAGAGCCACCTGCAGGTTTCTCGCACAAGCCTCAACTTGAAAATCTATCATTCCTACATCATTTACAAGATCCCATCATGTAACTAATTGCTCAGCTTTAAAGAGGGGTGCGTTTCACCCGAAAGATTGCACAGGTTTAAGCTGGTAGCTCACCACATTTTAGGGGCAATTGAAGATGGCAAAAAAATTGTGGCAGTTTTAATGACACTTATAACCCCTAATAAATAAAACTCCAAAATGCCCAGAGGACAATTATTCCTCAAATAAATATATTATATAACctttaaaacatttaactgtGACATATTTATTTGCAGaaacacacaaactacacagataATTAGATTTTGAAGGAATGAGCAGAAAATAACCAGCTGTTCAGAAAACAATACTGAATCTACACAGGTATTGCAAAATATTCCCTATTCTCTGTACTCCCATTGCATTCAGGGAATTACTCTTGAAGTTGAGTAATTACATTTTAGAAAAACAATGGACTTTGCCTGTTTGAAGCAATGATGAGATAAAGTTGGGAGTTATGTTGATATTTTAAAAAACTATTCTTCATTTATCTGTAAATGTTTCTGTAAATACTGAGCAAGTATTCATTACAATTTATAACTCCAATCATAATCTCACTCAACATCAACACATGCTCTTTTCAGCTGCTTGTGATAAATAACTAAAGAGCACAAATGAGCACTTGTTATTTCTAATTGCAGCTGACTAAAATAACTACATGCAAGTCAATTCCAGCACCACACCTGCTCAAAATATTTTTGGTTCTAAAAAAATGTGTTATCTCACTAAACTCCAATTAGCACAGAAATAGATTAAAAACAAGAAATGTACAGTACGATACTCTACCATTGTAAGCTGATTTCCCTTCCGTTTTGGCAGAAGAGGAATCTTCCGTTTTCGCTTCACATCACCTTCCAAGGGAGAAGAATCTACTGTTGAAGGTGAACATTTTGACGTCGGAGTTGCTGTTTCTAAAAGAAAAAAGTTTTACTGCAATTAAAACATATTCCAGAATCTGACTGCAACATTTTCTATGTATTGTCACTAAAGTACTCGAGGAGAAAAACAACAGTGCTCTACAAACCCATGCCACACTTAGCACCACCTACCAATCACAATCAAAATGATAAATTTGACCGGAAAATGAAGCTTGTGACTATTTAGTTGAACAGAAGAACCAAATCCATTTCTCGAAGATAATATACCTTTACTAATAAAAGTCTTATTTTGACAGGCTACAGCTATTTGTAATGCAGGTTTTAAAACAAAACAGCAAAAATTTAAAATGGACTCTGGGGGATATGCCAAAGCCTTCCTTGTAATCAGAGGCCCCAAAAAAGGACAGATAaaattacttttaaaaaaaatgagcagAATTTTTGGCAGCCTTTGGTGGCACATCCAATCACTGGCACTTCTGCAGGATAAAGATGTTTCTTTCTTTTACTCTACATAAATTTTGATTCATTCACTGAAAACTGTGGTGGAACACAATAACTTACTTTGGGGAAAGAAGTCAGTAAAAGAGAGAAGGTAGAAGGAAGACAAAGCCAaggacacactcacacaaatttGAGCACATATAATAAACACCACTGAAAGTTTGATTAGCTTTTCCTTTGAGTTGTATTACTGTTATTGCTTCCTGAATTCCTTGCTTCCTTGCTTCCTGAATTCCAGATCCAAAATAAGTCAAAATTATCAAAATTACAAAGTCCTTTCGCTGCATAGCTAATTACAGCAACATGATTCATAGAATAGACAAGCCATTTATTTATGTTAAATATTTGTCTATATTTAATTAAATCACATCTGCCAATTAACACCTTTTAATTCACTCTACAGTCCCTGGAGAATCTTTTTAAATCCCATGGTCCTGGCAATTTACCCACTGTCAAATCCCATTATCACCGGCAAACATGCATTTAGTTTCTGGCTTCTCGGTATTGCAGTTGTTACAGTGCTACTTTCAGCAGAGCTCAGAAGTATTCAAAAATCAGTGCTTGTCCATGATGTGAATCGCTTATATAttttctctccaccccccccccccagtatttTCAACCACTGCTCAGTTCCTTATCGATGCAAACCTTGTCTTTGTTTCTTAACCTAACTTTATTAGATGTAACGCAACCTCTTGCTCACAGAAATGGGAGGTTGAAATGGCAGTACTCAAGTCTTGCTACTGAACTCACATTGAAATTCTGCGTAAATCTTGTTTACAGAAATGTAAACTGGTTATGTGCAGTTGCCACAATGGCACATTCATTCATTTCTCATGGTATAACCCATGTGTCTGAAACACAGTCAATATTTCTAACCAACTTTGCTATTCCTCCCAGCACTTCCTTTCCTACCCTTGATTTTTCCTTGGTGTTGAGACTTTGCCACAGCATCTATGCTTTTATTTATATAGATCTTGTCACTCCAATCAATCTGTTAACATGAGATGAGTATCCTTACCAATAAATTACTATCCAATTAGTTTATTCAAGACAATTCAAGATCACTTAGATCCAGCCTTCAAGTCACATCCATGCAGGGATGGAAGAAGCTTGCTCGGACCCTGGAGGGGGTTTTGACGAGCTACAGAGAGCAAATGGAGCTAGCCAGAAAGTCTAATGGGAAGTGAAAGCAATGAAGTTAATCCACTTCAAAAAGTGGGTTCTGGTTTCCACACCAACTTTTCAAGTGAATAAACCCATTCACCTCCAGATTTGAGGATTAACACATGGAATGCCCATAGATATAGACATCAAGCTTAGATTCATGGCTTAACTAACAGAAAAGCAGTAAATAAAAATGTATTGTCAAGTTTACCAAAGAAACTTGAAAATTAACTTCATACTTTATCCTTTTACGTGATATGGGGCTGACCAGCATATCTACATTAAAGATACTGAACCTGGAACAGGCTCAAATGTTCTGGTAAAAAGATTTCGATCCAGTTGCATGGGATTGACAATATTTATTTGTCAAAATGGAGTTCAACTCGAAGGCAAGCTTTCTTAGTgaagtctgtggtaaggaaagcTGCCGATAGAGTAGCCTAGGTGATTAACTGCAGTGTGCTTTGTAGACGATATTTCTTGCAACCACACTGTACCAGTGAAGTTGGTGACTGCTCAGTGGTTACACTCATTCAGCTAAGTGACATTTCTGCACTTTACCTCAGAGATAGTGGAAAGGCTTTTGGAAGTTTGTTGTCAAGCCTAGCCCAACCTCTGCAGACTCAAATTTGGCAGACAGTCAAAAGCCAATCCAAATCCAAGCCAACATTTCCAGTAAACCGAATCCAGCTTCTAATATTAACAATGTAAGTTTCAGGTGAAGCTGAAAACAATAACATTTTACTGAACTAACAGACTTCTTTTCTTCAGAATAATTTGACGCAAAACTGGAACCTGAAAGCCACTGTGCTGATGATTATGTACAGTTTGCATGACTAAGTATATTAAAATGTTGCATTTTAAAGTCTTAGAAAGGCTTTATACATGGTTAATTAGTTGCTTTCCAATATTTCAATCAAGATTTTTTTATTGACTACTTTCCCTGACATATACTGAAACTCACAATAAATTGCAATACAATACACATATCTTAAAATAGTATTCCACTTCCTTCTTaccttcttcaatagactggtcTTTTTCTGGCCTGTCCACTCGAACTGGGGTAGAGGCATTTGATctctgtacttcttcctccctgtgGATAAACATTCTACTTTTAAAGCAATATCCTCATGCAAGCAAAATATACTTAATTGTTCTACCATGTAAGTCTGTTGTTTAAAAGGGTGTCAATACTCACTCTCTTGTTTCATGCTTCACTATTTTTTCCCTTAATTTCTGtgaatatggggggggggtggaggactTCCGGGTCACCAAAGGAATGGCAGCGTAGGGAAAGGGCTCTCGACAAAAAAGAATGTAAACTGCCCTAAGGTCAAAATTAGACAACTATTTAGTATCACATAACTATATCAATAAGAGGGGCAAGGATGATGTCTAAGTACAAGAATAAGAAGTCCGCTCAGAAGGCTGATAAATACAACGAGACACAGCAACACGAGGGGCCTAGCTTCCCCACGGCCAGCCTGGACAGATAATGAGGAAGAGTTGGTGaacctgactttgattctgagaGAGATTTATGATTTCCGACAAGATAACAACAAACAGCTGGAAGATATTAAAGGAGAAATAGTTAGAACTAATTTGAGGTTAGATGAAGCCGAAGTGAGGATTGTAGGGACTGAGGAGAGGCTGCAAAACACAGAGGAAGTGATAGCAGAAATGATAAAGCTACAAGAGCAGCTCCAGTGGAAGCTAACAGACCAAGAAGGCCATTCAGGAAGGGAAAATGTGAAGATCTAGGGAGTTCTCAAAGGAGCTGAAGGTAAACCGGGATTGGTGATTCCCTTCGTGGAGAAGCTGCTTAGAGAGAACCTTGACCTACCAGAAGCAAAAGACCTACAGATACAAAGGGCCCACCAGGTGTTAGCACCACAGCCTCTGGCAGATGTCCAGCCCAGATTGATTCTAGTCAGATTTCTCAGTTACAGAACGAAGGAAGAAGTGCTTAAACTGGTATGGCAAAAGAAAGGCTTTATGTGGAGCAACTGTAAAATCAGCTTTGACCATGATTACGCACCGGGGATCCTTGCCAGATGGGAGGAATATGTGGAAGCATAGAGGGTCTTGAAGGAAAACAATATCAGATTCCAGACCCCGTATCCAGCTCGGCTAAGAGTCTTTTATGACAAAGGGACAAAAACCTATGCTACTGTGGAGGAGACAACATCAGACTTGTCGGACCGGGGACTACCCATGAAAGTTATCACCCGACCGGAGAGGATTCGGCAGAAGACATGGCAGCCATTGCGGTGAGGACACTCCCCTCGAACCAGGGTGTCAAGCTACAAAGAAAAACTACAAATATTCAGACACGAATGTACAGAGTACAGATTAATTAAGAGAAATGACTGAAAAGAGTAAATCGGACTTAAAGGTAAAATTAAAGTTGATAACTGAAATAAACCAGACGGAATAACTTGAATGATAGCAATATGATTGAGACATAAAAAGGAGAGAATTCTCAATGATTGTTCACACTGAGGAGGCTCTCTAACACAGGGTGAAAATAGAAGTTATCCCTCTGAATTGAGGCAGGTCCGTGCTCAGGCCTCACTGTTGGGAGTCGGGGAAAATTTtcaaatgttctatgttcaaaaatGCCTAGGGTTTGGTTTTGTGTTTTGGTATACTGTTGAGAAGGGATTGCTTACTGTTTACAAAAGGAGAGCATTTTCTATTCTACTAGAGAAAAATGCAAATTGAACCGATAAAAATAATTTCCTATAATGTTAATGGGGCTTTGAATCCAATTAAGAGAAATAAGATTACATCTAAATTGAAAAAAGAGAGGGCACAAATAGCTTTACTTCAGGAAACACACATGAGCCAATCTGAACATGCAAAATTAATAAGAATGGGCTTTAATTTCTGGTAATATATTACAGCAGAATATATGAACGAACCCGAAATCTGGTCTCACACGTACCCATTTGGATGTTTGGCATCTGGGAACattggttaatttttttttttgcaagaatAGTGATAGAATTTCTCTCCCCAGAAAGAGCAATATAGATTGACACGATTGAGATTAACCAGGTCAGCAAAGAATCAACCCTatgacacacgcaaaatgctggaagaactcagcaggccaggtagcatctatggaataaagtacaatcgacgtttcaggcttacctttcatcaggaccatcGACAATTccccatagatgctccctggtttgataagtttctccaacattgtgcatgtgtagcttggatttccagcaatctgcagatttttccttGTCTGTGAATTAACCCTGTGATCTGCTTTATAGCAGATTTGCATGATACACTTATTGATTGAAAAGAAGAAAACTTACTAAAACATACTTGCCAGTCATGTCCACAACACGCAAGTACTAGAAAGGTAAACATGAGTGACGGACTTTAAAAGGATAACAGAAGAGTTTATTATCATTATGACATTGACTAGCAGACAAATGTTCGAATCTCACTCAGGTCAGATATCAAACTTTGAAAGATCTATAAAATTGACATCCTATGGAATAAGAACAAAATGCTAGAAACAATCTGTCAGGTAGTAACTTGTCCAAAACAAAGTACTAATGTTTtaggtcaatgacctttcatcaggataggATCTGATGTCAGTGACAGGAGACATTAACTCTTGTTTTGCACTCCTGAGATGCAATTtagttttctggttttatttcagaattcccaCATTTGCTTACTTTTCAACTATAACAAGATcataaaattgtacaaaaaaaaTCAAGCGTGTAACTGTCAGGTAATTTGACTTGCACATAACTCATCATGGCTGAGTTACAACTAATATTGCAAAAATTATGACCAAGACCTAGCACTACAATCTTAGGTGATTAATTATGAATAATAACCATACCCTTGCTCTGACCACAAGTTaataaaaactaatttaaaaaaaattcagttcAGTTATACAACTTCAGAAAGTGCAAAACACATGACCAGCACCTCAAAGTCACGTGAGTAACAGAAATTTGTCCTGAAAGAATCCACAAAGCACAACCCAAAAAAATTAAGTTAATAGAACCTAAAAGAATTTGACCATATAAAAAAACCTCAATAAACAATTTTCCCAACTCGCATATGCATATTCTTGACGCATATGCAGGTGACAACTTCACAAGTAAAAATAACAAGGACCAGTTTCTGGGAAAGACAGCTTCCTCCTCCCTTCACCTCAATACATGCAACTTAGGGCAATGGGTTCATCTGTATAATGCAGATCTCAGTTCTCATCAACAGTGAAGACTGCAGAGATGTGTCTGCATCACTGACTAGGTTTCAATGAATACTTACTTTAAATTTGCACTCTTACCTTATTTTTTTGCCTGATCTTTCAGGAGTTTCAGATCGTGAGGAAGCAGGGCTGGAGAGTGGGGTTGTATTTCGTGCAGAGAGAATGCATCTCAAGccctacaaaataaacagaaatttCATCTGATTACCTTAACAAAGATTTTAAAACTTACATTTGAAAGTGCACGAATTTGCATCCAAATGTACAAAAGGTACAAAATCCTATTCTgcaaacaaaataaagaaatatttgaACTCAGTTGTTAAGTGCTTGTGTTGGTAAACATGAGGAAAGGGGATGAGTCAATGGGAAAGAGAAAGGGAATTATTTTATATAGTGTGTTATAGTGTGAAAATTCCTGTGGGAAGACAGCTTTTGTGGTAAGGAAAGAATTCTTATGACCAACAAACCACTTCTAGGTGTGTTCAAGAATGCTAATTAGCCACAGGTAATTAACTCAGATAAATCTTCCACAACAATATATGATGCTACTTCGGTTTTGGTAGTTTCATCTGAAAGACAAATGGTGACTCACAAGCCCCTTCTTATAGTACCAAGCAATACTTTGTACCCGCTCCCCCCTCCAAAATCCTTCCCTTCAGCCCAATTAatgacatatactcagtggctgcttcattaggtacacctgctcattaatgcaaatatctaatcagccaatcatgtgacagcaattcAGTACAAAAAAGAatgcaagaggttcagttgttgttcagaccaaacatcagaatgaggaagaaatgtgatctcagtgactatgatcatggaatgatttttCATGccaggcttgagtatctcagaaactgatctccttcgattttcactcagagttctagagtttacagagaatggtgtgaagtaCAAAAGAAATATAGTGAGtagcatttctgtgggtgaaaatgccttgttaaaaatacaagaggtcagaggagaatggtcagattggtacaaactgacaggaaggtaagagtaattcaaataaccacacattacaactgtatgcaaaagagcatctctgaatgtttaacacattaaaccttgaagtggatgggctacagcagttgATGACCACTAACATATACTTGGTGTAGTTGCTGACAATATAGCAATTCCTGCTATTTCATTAAAGTGGCAGACTTTATATAGGCTGGCATACCCAACCCAGTCATTCAGTTTCAAAACCATTTTTCAACTTGGCCATTAATGACGGACACAATAGAAATGAAAGCACCAGTCTCAGTAATAtacagtacattccacacacagAAAAAGAATTCTACATTGTATCAGTGCAACTACAAATTAATGCAAATACATATCAGGGAGATATTAAAACCCAGGCA of Hypanus sabinus isolate sHypSab1 chromosome 6, sHypSab1.hap1, whole genome shotgun sequence contains these proteins:
- the pom121 gene encoding nuclear envelope pore membrane protein POM 121 isoform X4, coding for MSPAHKRSLITWVVGLGFALLLSFYVLGWYLLGLLAAASAWFYYSSLPSVGPAAGPLFHPSRIRAFLLGTRWAEVLYDKLNGGRRQWNGRDRSARSRSQQGLRNPSKAPGNNWKWEVNCEEREPLLTACASERSPANLMMGSYLSNESTARAPLCGRELKSRYGRPNLIQSPTRRLTFGEHQGMLNKFTVTPRRRYPIHQPQYSIPGTLPTVRWDGYQKKNVLSSRNSIMVHSPVTVKIARPDASIIPSPLLDQMMSPAASPLVDPCSKATVLNALKESRKRMVEDDPERSLISEHENKRRRHDSSGSGHSAFEPLLANGAPASLVPKPGTLKRGTNSQCSDDPISKRSRTSSISSLNSICVGRKHSSVRNPIFSSYSSTRGQIQGLRCILSARNTTPLSSPASSRSETPERSGKKIREEEVQRSNASTPVRVDRPEKDQSIEEETATPTSKCSPSTVDSSPLEGDVKRKRKIPLLPKRKGNQLTMHPPIEIGYTITAEDMDSEKKARLDRIKKVLQEKEEPSKSLEPVVTVPSVSTFTTPAVESSANSTPISTSISAIVSNSLLDSLKMMQGHTILSPTSADSVNGVNPSNMAKASEASTKSSKSELSLSSTIPAPTTSAVTVTADIPGSKAADVLKFSSSSVIPSLLTPVNNPAPKAITTTTNSCQFSVLVSAQETKLSKGPEVNVTSCTGNSSTPSTSFTLSSTATAIPTEVSTTVSSSVSIPKFKPVFGPPVTQQSTITPATLSSGMPLSTTVSLVAPVPLSSASSIIPFKPVFGNSMTVTTTATTTAAPFNFGQSVQAVFNKEAPPPTTSTKSNSTLFQFGATTALTSSSIDSEVKCSKATVSFGLNETVSSNPNVASTLSNNLSSQQQFQFGSNPTTTTTTAAPSTVFQFGKTSADATATSASLPIPAFGQPNAVTSQASTNTAATSNIFGNFTPSVSAPSTTSSAPLTLAFGNSGKTSLFGNTTSAPPFGALTTQLNFGGTSGQSLFGANATATQQTPSKAPAFGSSGAPFSFGSTPTNATFQSTTSQSAFATPSQPAFGVVTAQTAFGSTSKQSIFGGGTVGFSFGTTTSSTAAPMFSATKSSGSSTTGSIFGSTQGFGSSSQPAKTTSGFNVAAPNPTIATAGFFSSGQGGFCASNPSIPFATTTPTSSSSQNMFGSSLTNQGTQNQTNPQFSFGAANAVENKSAFGAGTAAFSIGAGSRPAGGRQRLLARRQHTRKR